TCCGGTTGGTCGACGGTGGCTGGGACAACCAGCAGTGGCGACTCGGTGACGAACTGGCGGTGCGCATGCCGCGTACGCCGCGCGCTCCGGAGCTCCTGCGGACGGAGCAGCGGTGGCTGCCTGTCCTTGCTCCGGGCCTGCCACTTCCGATCCCGACGCCGGTGCGGATCGGCGAACCCTCCCAGCGCTTTCCGCGAACCTGGACGATCACGACCTGGGTCGCGGGGGAGCCGGCCGACCGCGCGCCGATCACCGATCCCGGCGACGCGGAAGTGCTGGCCGGCTTCCTGGCCGCACTCCACCAGGACGCGCCTGCCGACGCGCCACTCAACCCGACCCGTGGTGTCGCACTGAAGACGTTCGAATCGGACTTCGAGACGTGGATGTCCAACGCACCTGAGCCGCACGTCGACGAGATCCGCGCGATCTGGGCCGACGCCCTGTCGGCGCCGGAGTGGGATCGCCCGCCGGTCTGGGTCCACGGTGACCTGCACCCAGCGAACATCGTGACTGCGAACGGTTCCCTTGCGGGCGTGATCGACTTCGGAGAACTCTGTGCCGGCGACCCCGCGGTCGACCTCGCGTCCGCCTGGGTCCTGCTGCCCGCCGGCGCCGCGGCTCGCTTCTTCGCGGCCTGCGCGACGGACGATGCCACCATCCGCCGCGCCCGGGGCTGGGCCGTCTTCCGCGCCCTCGCCCTGATCAGCATCGGCCTGGCCGGCGACCGAGGCCTCCCCGGCGGCAAACCCACCTGGCGCCCCGCCGGCGAAGCGGCGCTGACCCGCCTCCTCACCTCCGCCTAGCTCGACCTGTTCACCCGGCGATGACGGCGGCGCCGGTGCGGCCGCCGTCGACGTCGAGGGTGGCGGCGTGGATGAAGGCGGACTCGTCGCCGGCCAGGAAGACAGCGGCGTTCGCGATCGCGTCCGGCGTACCGATGCCGCCGTGGGGCGTACCGGTCATCATCGAGGCGCCCGGCTGGTCCGGTGCCGGGTCGGCATAGACGACGCCTGGCGAGATCGCGTTGACCCGTACTCCGGCCGGGCCGAACTCCGCCGACCAAGCGCGGGTCAGCGTCTCGAGCGCGCCCTTGCTCGCGGCATACGCCGCACCGACGGGTATGCCGAGCCGTGCGACCCACGAGCCGAGGTTGATCACCGCACCGCCACGGGCCCGCGCCATCGCCGGTGCGACCGCCGCCATCAGGAAGTACGGCGATTTCACGTTCACCTGGTAGACGAGGTCGAAGGTCTCCTCGTCCGTCTCGGCCGTCGGCGTCCCGTCGATCGCCCCGGCGTTGTTCACGAGGATGTCGATCCGGCCGCCGAGCAGCCGGGTCGCCTCCTCGGCGAGGGCGTTCGCCGCCGCCTTGGAACCGTCCAGGTCGACCGCGACGAAGT
The window above is part of the Kribbella voronezhensis genome. Proteins encoded here:
- a CDS encoding SDR family NAD(P)-dependent oxidoreductase, which produces MRLAGRNALVTGATSNIGKAIATAFAAEGAHVIVAGRNKQRGDEVVGEIRTAGGRADFVAVDLDGSKAAANALAEEATRLLGGRIDILVNNAGAIDGTPTAETDEETFDLVYQVNVKSPYFLMAAVAPAMARARGGAVINLGSWVARLGIPVGAAYAASKGALETLTRAWSAEFGPAGVRVNAISPGVVYADPAPDQPGASMMTGTPHGGIGTPDAIANAAVFLAGDESAFIHAATLDVDGGRTGAAVIAG
- a CDS encoding aminoglycoside phosphotransferase family protein, with translation MDILEIDESTVRALLTEQHPDLAVLDLRLVDGGWDNQQWRLGDELAVRMPRTPRAPELLRTEQRWLPVLAPGLPLPIPTPVRIGEPSQRFPRTWTITTWVAGEPADRAPITDPGDAEVLAGFLAALHQDAPADAPLNPTRGVALKTFESDFETWMSNAPEPHVDEIRAIWADALSAPEWDRPPVWVHGDLHPANIVTANGSLAGVIDFGELCAGDPAVDLASAWVLLPAGAAARFFAACATDDATIRRARGWAVFRALALISIGLAGDRGLPGGKPTWRPAGEAALTRLLTSA